Proteins from a single region of Chitinibacter bivalviorum:
- a CDS encoding SlyX family protein, translating into MSEPISEQRLTELEIRLALQDDLLDELNQIISRQQLQIDQLGAALHALQQNQATPDQQTPRSLFDEIPPHY; encoded by the coding sequence ATGAGTGAGCCAATCAGCGAGCAAAGATTAACCGAGTTGGAAATTCGTCTGGCCTTGCAGGATGATTTATTGGACGAACTCAATCAAATCATCTCGCGTCAGCAATTACAAATTGATCAGCTGGGTGCGGCATTGCACGCATTGCAGCAAAATCAGGCTACGCCCGATCAGCAGACCCCGCGCAGTTTGTTTGATGAGATTCCGCCGCATTACTAA
- a CDS encoding substrate-binding periplasmic protein produces the protein MIRFLLALLLAMPCWAQKVVTIGTGYVLPPYVIPETASGYELDIVRAAFQARGIDVKFSFLPPARALYSAKIKALDAVTTVNENSGATGYWSESHISYQNYAITLKSRQFNIQHVEDLAGHTVSAFQNARISLGPQYALAINLATYQEYPDQLTQNKLLYSQRTDVVIADRLIFEYLNPQIADKFDTKQPLSFHAIFPPTEYKVLFNDAKLRDQFNQGLAQIKANGTYRRIKERYLPNDK, from the coding sequence ATGATTCGATTCCTGCTAGCCCTGCTCCTTGCCATGCCGTGTTGGGCACAAAAAGTCGTCACGATTGGTACGGGCTATGTACTGCCACCTTATGTCATCCCCGAAACAGCCAGCGGCTATGAGCTCGATATTGTTCGCGCCGCATTTCAAGCGCGCGGCATCGACGTCAAGTTTTCTTTTCTGCCCCCCGCAAGAGCACTTTATTCAGCCAAAATCAAAGCACTCGATGCCGTCACAACGGTCAATGAAAACTCGGGCGCGACGGGCTATTGGTCTGAGTCACACATTAGTTATCAAAACTACGCCATCACCTTAAAAAGCCGGCAATTTAACATCCAGCACGTCGAAGACTTGGCGGGACACACCGTTTCGGCGTTTCAAAATGCACGGATCTCACTGGGGCCGCAATATGCGCTGGCGATCAATCTAGCCACTTACCAAGAATATCCAGATCAATTAACACAAAATAAATTGCTCTATAGCCAACGCACTGATGTCGTAATTGCCGATCGGCTTATTTTTGAATATCTCAATCCGCAAATTGCCGATAAATTTGATACCAAACAACCACTCTCTTTTCACGCTATCTTTCCGCCTACCGAGTACAAAGTGCTATTTAATGACGCCAAGTTGCGCGATCAATTTAATCAGGGGCTTGCGCAAATCAAAGCCAATGGCACCTATCGCCGCATCAAAGAGCGCTATCTCCCAAACGATAAATAG
- a CDS encoding L,D-transpeptidase Cds6 family protein, producing MKLLICLFLLAMPAVASAAETAAIESAPVLSQTEKSIFQFLDDWALAWHNQALNAYLGFYAKDFTPENGLSLAQWRAQRQQRLLAANFVQIQMIAPQITRLHGENATVQFVQKYRSNQLQDQTLKTLQLIREQGRWKILRESTAPIS from the coding sequence ATGAAGTTATTGATATGTTTGTTTTTGCTGGCGATGCCAGCGGTGGCTAGTGCGGCAGAAACCGCAGCAATTGAATCAGCTCCGGTTCTGTCTCAAACTGAAAAATCGATTTTTCAATTCTTGGATGACTGGGCTTTAGCTTGGCATAACCAGGCTTTAAATGCCTATCTCGGGTTTTATGCCAAAGATTTCACGCCAGAAAATGGGTTGTCTTTGGCGCAATGGCGCGCCCAGCGTCAGCAACGTTTGCTGGCGGCGAACTTTGTGCAGATTCAAATGATTGCACCCCAAATCACGCGGCTACATGGTGAAAATGCGACGGTGCAATTTGTGCAGAAATATCGCTCAAATCAGCTACAGGATCAGACGCTGAAAACCTTGCAGCTAATTCGTGAGCAAGGACGGTGGAAAATCCTGCGCGAATCAACTGCACCGATTTCATAA
- a CDS encoding CHAD domain-containing protein has product MGPKKQLRGQIEQLLVALTQLRTRLLAGATRDPETLHDFRVALRGLRTLLPLLLSKSDLLNAAIKAGWRELAQLSGPARDAEVMLAALPSQHPAARRLRAQKRMAYQQLIRRLQQVHWPVLHAATVVQLERQLRSRAVLHARIKRRTQRLTHQVRQLMVAPATPQQWHQLRIAIKRLRYLIEYTQHWQPRALLAIFLPLKQAQSVLGEMHDLDVRCAAGLVLPDDEMLRLTLQQQALQALAQLALPRE; this is encoded by the coding sequence ATGGGGCCGAAGAAGCAATTGCGCGGGCAGATCGAGCAGCTGTTGGTAGCGTTGACGCAATTGCGTACTCGTTTATTGGCGGGCGCCACCCGTGATCCAGAAACTTTGCATGATTTTCGCGTGGCATTGCGCGGCCTGCGTACCCTATTACCGCTGCTGCTGAGCAAGTCTGATCTGCTCAATGCCGCCATTAAGGCGGGCTGGCGTGAGTTGGCGCAGCTCAGTGGCCCGGCTCGCGATGCGGAAGTGATGTTGGCGGCGCTGCCGTCGCAGCATCCGGCCGCGAGGCGGCTTCGGGCACAAAAACGCATGGCTTATCAGCAATTGATCCGGCGCTTGCAGCAAGTTCATTGGCCGGTTTTGCACGCCGCCACTGTCGTACAGCTCGAACGACAATTGCGCTCGCGCGCCGTTTTGCACGCCAGAATCAAACGCAGGACCCAGCGTTTGACGCATCAGGTGCGCCAGTTGATGGTCGCGCCTGCGACGCCACAGCAATGGCATCAATTGCGCATCGCGATTAAGCGGCTACGCTATTTGATCGAATATACGCAGCACTGGCAGCCGCGTGCGTTGCTGGCCATATTTTTGCCGCTCAAGCAAGCACAAAGTGTCTTGGGTGAGATGCATGATCTTGATGTGCGGTGCGCAGCGGGGCTGGTATTGCCCGATGATGAAATGCTGCGGCTCACCTTACAACAGCAGGCGTTGCAGGCCCTGGCGCAGCTTGCGTTGCCGCGCGAGTAA
- a CDS encoding TIGR03862 family flavoprotein: MSKQTQSICIVGGGPAGLMAAEVLAQAGLQVEVFDAMPSVGRKFLLAGVGGMNITHSEPPEPFLSRYGAAAAQLKPMLDEFGGDALRDWVHGLGIQTFVGSSGRVFPTEMKAAPLLRAWLVRLKAAGVKFHPRHRWLGWNAAGELQFATPDGEITRQFDATLLALGGASWAKLGSDGKWLPVLAAKGVNIAPLQAANCGFDVNWSPFLAKKFAGTPLKAVAASASMDERKKVGEFVITEGGVEGSLVYAISSALREQINLHGSTTLWLDLLPQKPAAEVHSALMQPRGADSMANHLRRKLKIEGIKAALLHEILSKEQFMQPDVLAAAIKSLPIKLLAPRPIDEAISTAGGVKWDAVDQALMLKAAPGVFVAGEMLDWEAPTGGYLLTACFATGRHAAHGILAHLQHTAA; the protein is encoded by the coding sequence ATGTCAAAACAAACTCAATCGATCTGCATCGTGGGTGGCGGGCCCGCAGGGCTGATGGCTGCTGAAGTGCTGGCCCAAGCGGGGCTGCAGGTTGAGGTTTTTGACGCGATGCCATCGGTGGGGCGCAAATTTTTACTCGCGGGGGTTGGCGGGATGAATATCACGCATTCAGAGCCGCCCGAGCCTTTTTTGAGTCGCTATGGTGCGGCCGCCGCGCAGCTTAAACCCATGCTCGATGAATTCGGAGGCGATGCCTTACGCGACTGGGTACATGGCTTGGGGATACAAACTTTTGTCGGTTCATCAGGGCGGGTGTTTCCCACCGAAATGAAGGCAGCGCCCTTGCTGCGTGCTTGGCTGGTACGACTGAAAGCGGCTGGGGTTAAATTTCATCCGCGCCATCGTTGGCTGGGTTGGAACGCCGCAGGCGAGCTGCAATTTGCCACGCCTGATGGCGAAATAACGCGCCAGTTTGATGCGACCTTGCTTGCCTTGGGTGGCGCCAGCTGGGCGAAGCTGGGCTCAGACGGCAAGTGGCTACCCGTGCTGGCGGCCAAAGGCGTGAACATTGCTCCCTTGCAAGCCGCCAATTGTGGTTTTGATGTGAATTGGTCGCCCTTTCTGGCTAAAAAATTCGCCGGTACGCCGCTCAAAGCCGTGGCGGCGAGTGCCTCGATGGATGAGCGCAAGAAAGTGGGCGAGTTTGTGATAACTGAAGGCGGTGTGGAAGGTAGCTTGGTGTATGCCATTTCCAGTGCGCTGCGCGAGCAAATTAATCTGCACGGCTCGACGACGCTTTGGCTGGATTTACTGCCGCAAAAACCTGCCGCTGAAGTGCATAGCGCCTTGATGCAGCCGCGCGGTGCGGATTCAATGGCAAATCATTTGCGACGCAAGCTCAAAATCGAAGGCATTAAAGCTGCGCTTTTGCACGAAATACTGTCAAAAGAGCAATTTATGCAGCCCGATGTGCTGGCTGCTGCCATTAAATCCTTGCCGATTAAATTGCTGGCACCACGCCCGATTGACGAGGCGATCAGCACTGCGGGCGGCGTTAAATGGGATGCTGTTGATCAGGCCTTGATGCTGAAAGCCGCGCCGGGGGTGTTTGTTGCCGGCGAAATGCTCGATTGGGAAGCGCCCACGGGCGGCTATCTACTGACGGCTTGCTTCGCGACGGGCCGCCACGCCGCGCACGGCATATTGGCGCATTTGCAGCACACTGCCGCATAG
- a CDS encoding DMT family transporter: MKNLTKGDLWLAQLMLLAVAMVWGSSYGVSKSALLFYPVLGFLALRFLITFALLLPRFLRYSRPEQANSIRTGTPLGLLIAAIFVCETYGVTQTSASNAAFLISLCLPLTPLAQWLLLGQKPEPRTWYWLALALLGAALLSGFAAQKAQLNRGDVLIFGAAILRAVVVTLTRKLTLAHPAPALGLSTIQTGIVGMSMLAIALVAIPIHQLQLPNAPDFWVKLIYLIMFCTLFAFFAQNWAASRLAPTRVAILLGLEPLFGALYGVGILGEQMSSSALIGAGLMLVAVLGLTGVWEGLCGSVLQMRQYAVRGVAARREASRQ; this comes from the coding sequence ATGAAAAACTTAACAAAGGGAGATCTATGGCTGGCCCAACTGATGCTGTTGGCGGTAGCGATGGTGTGGGGGAGCAGCTATGGCGTCAGCAAAAGCGCATTGCTGTTTTATCCGGTGCTTGGATTTTTAGCATTGCGATTTTTAATCACTTTTGCCCTGCTTTTGCCACGTTTTTTGCGCTATTCACGCCCAGAACAAGCAAACTCAATCCGTACCGGTACACCACTTGGCCTGCTGATTGCCGCAATTTTCGTTTGCGAGACCTATGGCGTAACGCAAACCAGCGCGAGCAATGCGGCTTTTTTGATTAGTTTGTGTCTGCCGCTGACACCGCTGGCGCAATGGCTGCTGCTCGGGCAAAAGCCTGAGCCGCGAACTTGGTATTGGCTCGCCTTGGCCCTGCTCGGTGCAGCTTTGCTTAGTGGTTTTGCTGCACAAAAAGCACAGCTTAATCGAGGCGATGTCCTGATTTTTGGCGCTGCCATTTTACGTGCCGTGGTCGTCACGCTGACCCGAAAGCTCACCCTAGCCCACCCTGCGCCAGCCTTGGGGCTAAGCACCATACAGACGGGTATTGTCGGCATGAGCATGCTAGCAATCGCTTTGGTGGCTATACCTATCCATCAATTGCAATTACCTAATGCTCCTGATTTTTGGGTCAAGCTGATTTACCTGATTATGTTCTGCACCCTTTTTGCATTTTTTGCGCAAAACTGGGCGGCCAGCCGACTCGCCCCGACTCGTGTTGCAATACTGTTGGGGCTAGAGCCACTATTTGGCGCACTGTATGGCGTAGGGATACTAGGCGAACAAATGAGTTCGTCCGCCCTCATTGGCGCAGGCCTGATGCTTGTGGCAGTGTTGGGTCTAACGGGGGTCTGGGAAGGCCTATGCGGCAGTGTGCTGCAAATGCGCCAATATGCCGTGCGCGGCGTGGCGGCCCGTCGCGAAGCAAGCCGTCAGTAG
- a CDS encoding LysR family transcriptional regulator produces the protein MSTNQLIALLPDMAVFVRVVECGSFSAAAKELGLSASAVSRQIARLERALSVRLLERSTRSLRLSDAGQAALTRCQSMLAAAQEAMQVSEQYIASPQGRVRLAVPRGFARAVLQSLITPFLQQNTGIELQLVVTDRLIDPLEDEIDLVIRIGDQPPPGLIGLPLMQIEQVLAASPAYLAQHGVPQSPQDLLEHACICLGESPIDHRWRLSRGKEEATVSIAGPLRVNHSEMRLQASLDGIGIASLPDFTARSALAAGRLQRVLSDWRLGTSYAGTAYLLYPAHRYLPPKLRCVIDALVAHCRGQQLHDQYACE, from the coding sequence ATGAGCACAAATCAATTGATTGCTTTATTGCCCGATATGGCTGTATTTGTTCGGGTCGTGGAATGCGGTAGTTTTTCGGCGGCAGCCAAAGAGCTGGGGCTGAGTGCCTCGGCGGTGAGTCGGCAAATTGCCCGATTGGAGCGCGCGCTGTCTGTACGGCTACTGGAGCGCAGTACCCGCAGTTTGCGCCTTAGCGATGCCGGACAAGCTGCCTTGACTCGCTGTCAGAGCATGTTGGCGGCGGCGCAAGAAGCGATGCAGGTCTCCGAGCAATATATTGCCAGCCCGCAAGGCCGAGTCAGGTTGGCCGTGCCGCGCGGTTTTGCGCGAGCGGTGTTGCAGAGCCTGATCACGCCTTTTTTGCAGCAAAATACCGGCATCGAGCTGCAACTGGTCGTGACAGATCGGCTGATTGATCCGCTCGAAGATGAAATCGACCTCGTGATCCGCATTGGCGATCAACCGCCACCAGGTTTAATTGGTTTGCCATTAATGCAAATCGAGCAAGTATTAGCCGCCAGCCCCGCGTATCTGGCGCAGCACGGCGTGCCGCAGTCACCGCAAGACTTGCTCGAGCATGCGTGTATTTGTCTCGGTGAATCACCGATAGATCATCGCTGGCGCTTGAGCCGCGGCAAAGAGGAGGCGACGGTCTCTATCGCAGGGCCGCTGCGCGTTAATCATAGCGAGATGCGTTTGCAGGCCTCACTCGATGGCATTGGCATCGCCAGCCTGCCCGACTTTACCGCCCGCAGTGCGCTCGCCGCAGGGCGATTGCAAAGGGTTTTGTCGGATTGGCGTTTGGGGACTTCATACGCAGGCACCGCCTATTTGCTGTATCCTGCGCACCGCTATTTGCCACCCAAACTTCGTTGCGTCATTGATGCATTGGTCGCACACTGTCGGGGCCAACAGCTTCATGATCAATACGCCTGTGAATAG
- a CDS encoding helix-turn-helix domain-containing protein, whose product MVKCHLSKIMGERRIKISDLARDTGINRGTLTRLYHETAERIELEVIDALCTYFSCSISDLLEHVPEAVPNREKTE is encoded by the coding sequence GTGGTTAAGTGCCATCTATCAAAGATCATGGGTGAACGCAGGATAAAAATAAGTGACCTAGCCCGTGATACTGGAATAAATCGAGGGACGCTTACGCGCCTTTATCATGAGACTGCGGAAAGAATTGAGCTTGAAGTGATTGATGCACTCTGCACATACTTTTCTTGTTCGATTTCAGACCTGCTTGAGCACGTTCCCGAAGCAGTGCCCAACAGAGAAAAAACAGAATAG
- a CDS encoding Arm DNA-binding domain-containing protein, which translates to MGAIRARKETGLLFIDFRWEGKRCREQTNLRDNATNRRKLEKMLQQIESEIKLGRFDYARFFPESKSAENSVFNTSPIKSIGTALNTTTEDGAEQKGPLFSVFIEEWLVESQITWRRSHQVNIRGMIDKYYLPAFGTVGVGNITRADLLKFRSSLAKVSGRNGNITLSANRINKIMDPLRRIFEEAADRYDFTTPFVRIKPLKVPRSDVQPFTLAEVRLIIDSVRPDFKNYYTVRFFSGMRTGEIDGLKWKYVDFERRVIMVRETIVAGEEDYTKTDSSQRDIAMCGPVFDALENQYRATGAMSEYVFCNLQGLPVDHNNITKRVWYPLLSHLGLEKRRPYQSRHTAATLWLAAGEAPEWIARQMGHANTEMLFKVYSRYVPNLTRRDGSAFERLLLQGQSSLPSQVIEAIKQEVQA; encoded by the coding sequence ATGGGAGCCATTCGAGCAAGGAAAGAAACGGGGCTTTTATTTATTGATTTTCGCTGGGAGGGGAAGCGCTGCAGGGAGCAAACGAATCTGCGTGACAATGCAACAAACCGCAGAAAGCTAGAAAAAATGCTGCAGCAAATTGAATCTGAGATTAAGTTGGGCCGCTTTGACTATGCCCGCTTTTTTCCAGAGTCAAAAAGTGCTGAGAATTCTGTTTTTAACACATCACCAATTAAATCGATTGGAACTGCGCTAAACACGACCACAGAGGATGGTGCGGAGCAAAAAGGTCCACTCTTTAGCGTCTTTATTGAGGAGTGGTTAGTTGAAAGCCAAATCACCTGGCGACGATCACATCAAGTGAATATTCGCGGCATGATTGATAAGTACTATTTGCCAGCATTTGGAACAGTTGGGGTCGGCAACATCACTCGCGCTGATTTGCTCAAATTCCGGTCGTCTCTCGCCAAAGTTTCGGGCCGGAATGGGAACATTACTTTATCTGCTAACCGTATCAACAAGATCATGGATCCGTTACGTCGGATTTTTGAGGAAGCCGCCGACCGTTATGACTTTACCACGCCTTTTGTGCGGATCAAACCGCTCAAGGTGCCACGCTCTGATGTTCAGCCTTTTACGCTGGCTGAGGTGCGGCTGATTATTGATTCGGTACGACCTGATTTTAAGAACTACTACACGGTGCGTTTTTTTAGCGGAATGCGTACGGGTGAGATCGATGGCTTGAAGTGGAAATACGTCGATTTCGAACGACGCGTGATTATGGTGCGCGAAACGATTGTGGCTGGTGAGGAGGATTACACCAAAACCGATTCGTCGCAACGTGATATCGCAATGTGCGGTCCGGTTTTTGACGCGTTAGAAAATCAATATCGCGCCACAGGGGCCATGTCGGAATACGTGTTCTGCAATTTGCAGGGCTTGCCCGTTGATCACAACAATATCACCAAGCGAGTTTGGTATCCCTTACTTTCCCACCTTGGGCTAGAGAAACGCCGTCCCTATCAATCGCGGCATACCGCCGCAACGCTGTGGCTGGCTGCCGGTGAAGCACCAGAATGGATCGCACGTCAGATGGGGCATGCCAATACCGAAATGCTGTTCAAGGTGTATTCGCGCTATGTGCCGAATCTGACCCGTCGTGATGGATCGGCATTTGAGCGTTTGCTGCTGCAAGGGCAATCCAGTTTACCCAGCCAAGTTATCGAGGCAATCAAGCAGGAGGTGCAAGCATGA
- a CDS encoding TraI domain-containing protein — MTHTSILEQAELGKLYGLHRIKGYYRLTGILAHLDNYGQPWWQIRLSDCTGTLVVEYRPSELSSSSANDSPAALPWGIRHGGLVQLEAKVGQQDAGYFTGRVVWLQPVLEVRVQPILARLPILSTLPRSHCPRTELLDRLVHQVRTLKSDCLKRFVSMVLEQSHVAVGFLSVPASYRHHHAYAGGLLAHSLEMMATLAVLPALNDQEREVAMVAGLLHDLGKAWTLSAEGELTELGYLVAHEHLTLELCGPALVWLDQHAPELALVLRHIWCNLTPSTRFNAQPVLPLVHAVQMADQLSADQDHKRYWPKRFKLTTVANADVEVFGTLHG, encoded by the coding sequence ATGACCCATACTTCAATCCTTGAACAAGCCGAATTAGGCAAACTGTATGGCCTGCATCGAATCAAAGGCTATTACCGACTCACAGGTATATTGGCTCATTTAGATAACTACGGCCAGCCGTGGTGGCAAATCAGGCTTTCTGATTGTACTGGCACCTTGGTCGTTGAATATCGTCCCAGCGAATTAAGCTCGTCCAGTGCCAATGATTCACCAGCAGCCTTGCCGTGGGGAATTCGTCATGGCGGCCTAGTGCAGCTTGAGGCCAAAGTAGGGCAGCAGGATGCCGGTTACTTTACGGGGCGAGTAGTGTGGCTTCAGCCAGTGCTTGAAGTTCGCGTTCAGCCTATTTTGGCGAGATTACCGATTCTCTCTACTTTGCCACGCAGCCATTGTCCTCGCACTGAATTACTCGATCGATTAGTTCATCAAGTGCGAACACTCAAAAGTGATTGCTTAAAACGTTTTGTCAGTATGGTCTTGGAGCAATCGCATGTCGCAGTCGGCTTTCTCTCTGTGCCAGCCAGCTATCGGCATCATCATGCCTATGCTGGGGGATTATTGGCTCATTCGCTTGAAATGATGGCAACCCTGGCTGTCTTGCCAGCGTTGAATGATCAAGAGCGTGAAGTCGCCATGGTAGCTGGGCTATTGCATGATCTGGGTAAGGCTTGGACATTAAGTGCCGAAGGTGAGCTCACCGAACTGGGTTACCTCGTCGCACATGAACACCTCACGCTGGAATTATGTGGACCCGCACTAGTTTGGCTTGATCAACATGCGCCTGAACTGGCTTTGGTTCTGCGGCATATCTGGTGCAATTTAACGCCTAGTACCCGATTTAATGCTCAGCCTGTTCTGCCCTTGGTGCATGCAGTGCAAATGGCCGATCAATTGAGCGCCGATCAAGACCACAAACGATACTGGCCAAAGCGCTTCAAATTGACGACGGTAGCCAACGCCGATGTTGAAGTATTCGGTACATTACACGGCTAA